ACGCGTGTCGCCGGAGGGGAATACAGCGATGTCCGCTTGCTTGCCCACTTTCAGCGCACCGATGGCGTTGTCCAAACCCAACGCCGCCGCTGCGTCCAGTGTCACCATGCGCAGCCAACGGTCGGCAGAGAGGGGAGGGGAGAAGGAAGCGTCGCGGTGCGCTTGCCGGCGGGCAAAACGCACTTCGTCTAACGGGTTCAAACTTTCGGCGCTCGCTAACCCGTCCGTCGCCAAACACACTTTCACGCCTGCCGCCAGCATTTTTTGTAACGGCATCGTCCCGACTTGCAAATTGGCGTTGGAGCGTGGGCAATGCACGACCCAAACGGGACGCACCGCCAGCAACGCGATATCGGCATCGTCGACCTGAACGCAATGAACGAGCAGCAACCTATCGTGACGAAACACCCCCAGCCAATTCAAGTAGCGAATGGGTGACAAACCGATGGGCACATCGCGCAGCGCCATCGCAATCGGCAGTTGTGCCCATTTGCCCGTTCGTCGCTCAATCAGCGCGCGTTCGGCAGGGGCTTCAGCGACATGGGTGCTGAACGGAAGACGGCGTTTCATCGCCAGCGTAAGGGCGCGCCGATAAGCAGACGGCGTGACGGTGTAAGGCGCATGGACCATGATGCCAACTTGCACCCGTTCGTCGGTCGGCGCATTGTCGAGCCATGCGGCAAACGCTGTCCAGCGGTCGTCCAGTATATCGTCCGTCGGACAAATGAACTCCTTGAACACGATGCCTCGCAACCCGACTTCCTTCAGGGCTATCAGCGTTGCCCCGTGAAAAGAGGAATCGCCGACGCAAGTGACACCGTAACGGAGCAACTTGTTCGCCCCGTCGCGTGCCGCTGCCACCGCCTCGTCAAAACTTTGTGCGCTCACAAGCATGCGCATTTGGGCAATCCACGCATCAAAGGGTTGCTGGCAGTTGATGGCGTCCGCAAAATGCGTGTTCTCAAGGTGGGTGTGGGGATTGACCAAGCCCGCGACGACGATGCCGTCAGCAAACTCCATCCGTTGCACTTGTGGCGGCGCTCGGGTTAGCAGTTCCTGCGCACTGCCGACAGCGGCGATGCGCTCCCCGTGCACCAGCACCGCGCCGTCGCGGATGGGCGGCGCCGTAACGGGCACTACCCATCGCGCCCGCAAAAGGATGGGCGTTGCCGGCTGTTGCATCGCTATCACCTGCATTTGCTGCCGAGCGGATTAACACCCGCCCTTACGATCAACAAAGCCCCCTCGGAGGGCGGCTCTCCCGAGCTGCCGAAACGGCGTGTTGATGTAGGAGCAATTCAAAGATGTGTCTGCAGCCAATTGAGCGTTTCGGCAAACACTTCCGCCTCCCAATCGGTGCGGGCGAAAGTGTGATCGGCACCGATGACGAGGTGCAATCGCTTCGTGCAACGCAGGGCGGCGTGGTAGCGGTGGGCGTGGTCAACAGGCACCGCAGCATCGTTTGTCCCGTGCACGACCAACGCTGCGCCGTCGTAACTGGCGATTTCCCGTAGCGGGTCAATGCGCAAGGCGTCTTCGTAGAAGGCTTTGCTGATTTTCCAACCGCCCATATCCCAAAAGCCTTGGGCTTGCATTTGTGCCTTGATGGTGTCGCCCCAGCGGGTCGTGAACACTTCCCGCAAATCGGCGACGGCTGCCCACAGCACCAACGCTTTCACCCGTCGGTCGCGCGCGGCGGCACACGCCGCGACGCAACCGCCCAAACTCAAGCCGATCAGCCCGATGCGGTTTTCATCCACGACAGATTGACGACGCACAAACGCCAGCGCCGCCAGTGCGTCCGCAATTTCGTCGCTGACCGTCACCTGCTCAAAATCGCCCTCGCTTTCGCCCGATCCGCGAAAGTCAAACCGCAGGACAGCAAAGCCGTTGGCGGCGAAATACCTCGCCGCTTTGACGAACAACCGATGGGCTTCAATGCGGTTGCCGGTGAAGCCATGACACATCGCCACAGCGGGCACCTTCGTCCCGCTGTTTTTCGCCGCCACATCGGGCAAATGCAACATTCCGTAGATGCGTTGCCCTTGCACCTCAAACTGCACGAATTGCTCTGGCATCACGGTCACCCCGTCAGTTACGGTTTTTAAGCCCGCGCTACATTTTGGCAGGGTGAAGGGATGATGGCGGACAAAGTGTTCGTCGCCGTGGCGCAAATGGACCCACAACTGGGTGCCGTCGCTGAGAACTTGGCAAAGGTGGAAGCGATGGCAGACGAAGCGGCTCGGCAAGGGGCGCAACTGGTCGTCTTTCCCGAATGCGCCCTGACGGGTTACTGCTTTGAAAGTCGCGCAGAAGCGATGGCAGTCGCTGAACCGCAAGACGGGCGCTCTGTGCGACGGCTAACGCAATTGTGTGCCGCACGCAATTTGTGGCTGATCGTCGGGACACTGGAACGCGACGGTGAACGCCTCTTCAACGCCGCGTTGCTCATCAGCCCCGACGGGTTGCACGCTATCTATCGCAAGGTGCATCTGCCTTGTATGGGAGTAGACCGTTTTGCCGATGGGGGCGACCGCCCTTTTGCGGGACACGCAACGCCTGTCGGGCGCATCGGGTTGCTGATTTGCTACGACGCGGCATTTCCTGAAGCGGCGCGGGTGTTAGCGTTGGACGGTGTGGAAATCGTGTGTTTGCCGACCAACTGGGCGGAAGGTGCCCGCCCCGTCGCCGAACTCGTCCCGCGCACACGGGCGCTGGAAAACCGCATCTACTTTATCGCCGCCAATCGGGTCGGCGTGGAAGGTGGGTTCACCTTCATCGGCATGAGCCAAATCGCCGCACCATCGGGAGCATGGTTGGCATGCGAGCATGCGCCGACGGAAACTTTGCTGCTGGCGGAATTGGACCTGACCGAAGCGCGCCGCAAACGCCTTGTGCATGTGCCAGGGCGCTACGAAGTAGATCGTATCAACGACCGTCGTCCCGCCTTTTACAAGCGTTTGGTCGCCCTTGACACTTGCTGAAAGCCCGGCAAAATCAAAAAGCATCAGACTTGTGCACGGGAGTGATAGAGCATGTGGCGTTGGGTTGGGTGCAGCGTGCTGGTTGTTGCGTGGGCAACGATGGGGTTTGGGCAGCAGATCGGACCAAAGGCGTTAGACCGTTCGTTTCAGCGCCCCGGCGCTCGGGCGTTGGGAATGGGAGGCGCTTACCTGTTGGCGACGGACGATGCCACTGCCGTTGCGTGGAACCCTGCGGCGTTGGTGAATGTGCGGCGGTTCACCGTGCCGATTGAAGTCGCTGCCCGCGCCCAAAACTTCCGCGTCCAAGACCTCCGCGACCTCGCCGATGACTTGAAGGATATCCGCGACCAAATCGGTCTCAACCCTAACCCGCAAGTTGTGGCGGCTGCCGTTCAGGAAGTGCGGGAGTTCGGGCTGCGGCACGGTGCCGTCGCTAACGGCACCCCGGCGACACTGACGGGGTCGCTGGCGCCCATCGTCGGGTTAACCTTCGGGGCTTACGGGGTGAGTGTTAGCAACGGCACTTTTGGGCAGATGCAAATTTTCGTGGACCAGCAAAATGACCCCGACCCAAGCGACCAAATCCCCAACTCGGCTCAGCCCAACAACATTTACGCTCGGGGCGGCTATGTGGCGTTAAGCAGCTTGGCGGTCGCCCACGCCCGCCCGTTGCCGATGGGGTTGAGCCTCGGCGTGGCGGTGCGCGGGGTGCGGGCGGATTTTCAAGGCTTTGCGGCGTCGGCTGGCTACGACCCCAATAATCTGCAAAATGTGGACGCTCAAGGCATTCCCTTCGCCCGCGTGCATAAAACAAGGTTCACGCTGGATGTCGGGGCGTTATGGGAGCCACCGGTGCAACCGCCGATGATGAAGGTGCGTTACGCCGCCGTCGTCCGCAACCTGGT
This portion of the bacterium HR17 genome encodes:
- the ramA_2 gene encoding (R)-stereoselective amidase, yielding MADKVFVAVAQMDPQLGAVAENLAKVEAMADEAARQGAQLVVFPECALTGYCFESRAEAMAVAEPQDGRSVRRLTQLCAARNLWLIVGTLERDGERLFNAALLISPDGLHAIYRKVHLPCMGVDRFADGGDRPFAGHATPVGRIGLLICYDAAFPEAARVLALDGVEIVCLPTNWAEGARPVAELVPRTRALENRIYFIAANRVGVEGGFTFIGMSQIAAPSGAWLACEHAPTETLLLAELDLTEARRKRLVHVPGRYEVDRINDRRPAFYKRLVALDTC
- a CDS encoding Aminodeoxyfutalosine deaminase, with the protein product MQQPATPILLRARWVVPVTAPPIRDGAVLVHGERIAAVGSAQELLTRAPPQVQRMEFADGIVVAGLVNPHTHLENTHFADAINCQQPFDAWIAQMRMLVSAQSFDEAVAAARDGANKLLRYGVTCVGDSSFHGATLIALKEVGLRGIVFKEFICPTDDILDDRWTAFAAWLDNAPTDERVQVGIMVHAPYTVTPSAYRRALTLAMKRRLPFSTHVAEAPAERALIERRTGKWAQLPIAMALRDVPIGLSPIRYLNWLGVFRHDRLLLVHCVQVDDADIALLAVRPVWVVHCPRSNANLQVGTMPLQKMLAAGVKVCLATDGLASAESLNPLDEVRFARRQAHRDASFSPPLSADRWLRMVTLDAAAALGLDNAIGALKVGKQADIAVFPSGDTRDPLETLLGEATEAIATMVAGRFVWLAK
- the dpp5_5 gene encoding Dipeptidyl-peptidase 5, with amino-acid sequence MQFEVQGQRIYGMLHLPDVAAKNSGTKVPAVAMCHGFTGNRIEAHRLFVKAARYFAANGFAVLRFDFRGSGESEGDFEQVTVSDEIADALAALAFVRRQSVVDENRIGLIGLSLGGCVAACAAARDRRVKALVLWAAVADLREVFTTRWGDTIKAQMQAQGFWDMGGWKISKAFYEDALRIDPLREIASYDGAALVVHGTNDAAVPVDHAHRYHAALRCTKRLHLVIGADHTFARTDWEAEVFAETLNWLQTHL